The DNA sequence AGTCTTTAGCATATGGGATCAGTGTAAGACAGCCTTATTTTCTCTGAGATGTGACCCTGATGGTATGACTTCCTCGTATATTTAGGTGCAGTTGGTGCGGAATGGCTGAAAGCATTCAAGGGCTACATCGAGAATCCCAAGTCGATGTTGCTGTAAAATGAAGGGCATGCTTATTTCTCTTCATATAGTTATCTTTCTCGCCCAAATCAATTAAGAAGAGGGACTCGACTGCTGTTCAGCAATGAGAATTGAACTTGCGATATTTTACAACTGGGCAGGTTTCTTCCCGTCTGTAGTGTCTACTCACTGAAACAAGATTATTTTGGGAATAAAGACTAAAGAGTGGTTGGTCAGGCATGAGTGATGCACTGAATTTTGTATACAGGTTTCCCATTATATTATGAGTGGGGATATGAATCTTGGCATTGTTGCATTGCACGCTTTGCTCTGCTTTTATTCTGATGACCACAGGTTAACCACAAACTCAGTTTTTTTGCTCAAAACTTCCAGAAGTCTGCTTTTGGTTCTCGATCTCACCGGTTACCGTCTTGAAGTTCACATTCTTTTTATATACTTGAATCCAAACTTGGATTGACTAAGGAGGAAggacttgtttgttttttttagatgaaatgaaatgaattaagattaaaattaaaagttaaataaaatattaatagaatatatttttttaatattatttttattttgagatttaaaaaaattattgtttattttattttgtgggaaaatttgaaaaaatattattagataagatgaattgaggaGTAGATGTGAGAACACGAGAGACCTAAGACTTTGGGAAGGATCTACAATCTCGCACCACATTCACCACATGGATCAAACTCGAACCCAATTTTCAGTATACTAGTTTTCTTTTTcaggcaaaaaaagaaaaaattcacgAAATAAAACGCACTCATAGCCAAGCACAACATTCACTCATCATGTTTACACTTAGCAATAACCATTCAGTTTTATTAAGACAGATTATCCTCTCAATAAGCTCAACAAGTGTTTGGTAGCAATCAAGGGCAACATCAAAAAGTATATTCAATGGGACATCCATCAAGAAATTCAACAATAGcagagaacttttttttttttttttaagtaacaaTATCAGAAAACTCAATCCGGCAACTTTGCTTTAGGAAAAAATGAACCAagatatgagaaataatatcaaCATCAAACCTTGCCATATCAATCAACACTTGAAATGACGAAATAACAAATGGCCTGCACAAAAATAACGAACCCCTTTAATCATGTACCTGAATTACTAAGTAAATCAATCTTTAACATCCTGTCCCAGACATTCAGAGCTATCAGTTTTAGATTCAAAACAAGTAAATAACAACGCAAGGAATATCTACAGCTACAACCCCCTACCAATTGAAACATGATTAACCATATCACCAACCTACAGGCAACCCATTTcacataaaacacaaaaaaaaattattcatttcgGTATGCTGAAGTTTGTATTCATTCAAAGTTTTATTCTTTATCCAACATTTGGAAAAATTACATCGGAAAAACAAACGAAAACATGACAAACCAAAAATACTACCAAAGCATGTCTCTCCCATGCATAAACTATTCATGAATCGAATCATTACACCTATTGTCAGATATGAACTATCAAAATTTCCAATCTTCGAAGCAGGAAAACATATAAGCCTTGCAGAGGCCCAAACAGAGACTAGAATCGGAATCATCATATGGGCACGTATCGCTTCATCGCCTGCTTTGCCGTGACGGCAACACCGACCAAGACTCCACCGAGGGCGCCCGCCACCGCCGCGGACCTGACGCCACGCGCAGCCCGATACACGGCGCCAGTTCCAAGCCCAGCCGCCACGCTATTCCAGACGTCGTCCGTGTCCCTGAGGGCCACAATACCGCTCTCCATGCCGGCGTACATGAGGCCGATGACGCCAAGCCGGTTGCCCCAGGCCCGGCCAGCATGGCCAGAGGAGTTGAGGACCCGGTTGAGGCGGAGCTTAGTGGTGTCTCCGGGCTCGAAGGAGCCGACGCCGGATACCAATCCGGAGACGCCGCCGCCGATTGCGCCGGCAAGGTATCCGCAACCAGTGAGGAAGGTGATGTTGTCGCTCCATCCTCGGCGGTTACGGCTAGCCTCCTCGTCGAAGAGGTACTGCGGTCCCGTTGGGAGCTGGTAAACATTCCGAGCGGGGATCGGAAACTGGATGCCCTGGTAGGGGTCGTAGAATCGGGCCTGCGTAGAGGGGTCGGATCCTTGTTCGTGATCCGAGTGTCTGTGAGCcattctctccctctcaccctctctctctctctcacttttcttGGGGATTCTGGTTTTTAGGGTTTGGTTAAATTTATAGGTAAGAGAGACGGGGGTGCTTTCCTGGCAAGAAAACGTGTTCCTGAACTCGGGTTGCCCAGCTTCCAGAAAGTTTGGTCTGGACCCCTCTACTTTTTATTAGGCTTTTttgaactcattttaatttattattataattattttaaattttaatataaaatataataaataatttaactcttttaaattttaaaataataa is a window from the Juglans regia cultivar Chandler chromosome 7, Walnut 2.0, whole genome shotgun sequence genome containing:
- the LOC109002019 gene encoding mitochondrial import inner membrane translocase subunit TIM23-1-like; translation: MAHRHSDHEQGSDPSTQARFYDPYQGIQFPIPARNVYQLPTGPQYLFDEEASRNRRGWSDNITFLTGCGYLAGAIGGGVSGLVSGVGSFEPGDTTKLRLNRVLNSSGHAGRAWGNRLGVIGLMYAGMESGIVALRDTDDVWNSVAAGLGTGAVYRAARGVRSAAVAGALGGVLVGVAVTAKQAMKRYVPI